TTTTCAAAAAGTGTTAAAAATGACTCCAATGCCTGTGGTAAGTTGGACCAGTCATCCTGTGAAATATATGCATACCGCAGTTCGCCTTTATTCTCGCCGGCCATGCCGAAATAACACGGGAAAGTTTTATCCGTCACTATATCGCGAAACGTCTGATACTCCCTGCGAAGCCAGTCGGGCAAATCTTTTCGTTCTTGAAAGTCTTCCTTCGTCAATAAAGCGTTAGATGTTTGTATCAACGTTTTATCCTCCTCTGACAAACTATGCTGTATATCTGTTACCCCAACTCTCCAAAACGAAACATATAAAGGTAGTAGATGTTAATTTATACTCGAATCATAACCTGCAAAATTACAATAGAATACTCATCTATAGCCTATACAGGATACGAAAGATGAGAATTCTTTATGATTTCTTTAGTTAGGTTCTAATAAGACTTCCTCTACATCGCTGCCATCCTGATTGACTCGATACAGGTGATAATCCGGTGTGCGTGCACCGAACTCATGATCTACCATGAAGTATATTTTATCATCAGGTCCGAGTACAGGTTTCGATGCAGACTCTTTCAATGCCGTCAGCTGTTCCGTCTTATACGTTTTCCAATTAAACGTAAAGAGCTCATACTCAAAAATACCATTAGCCCCCGTCCCCGCCACGGCCTGATAGATGATAGTCTGTTTCTCGGGAAGCAGAAGGAAGTCGTATACATCTTCTGCCTCAACAGGACTGCTGATGACTGACGTTTCATTTGGTGTATCCAAAGGAATTTCAAATATCCGATCATTGCTGGTAAATGATATTTCCTCTGTTTCATCGTATGCATCATCATTCGTCTGAATATAAACAGAATTTTTGACAGCAGATACTTGCAGGGAGCCCATACTGTATTTCTTGAAGTCAGTATGCTTGGTATGAAGCTTGTTTTTCATATCGTAGCTGTGTACATCAAAATCATGCGGATGTTTGGACGCAATCGGTGAGTAATTCGTATAGTCATCTGCCTGTAAATAAAAAAGTGTGTCTGGATTTTTTGGATCAAAAGCAATTTCTGTTATGATGTCGGCAGAAGTATAGATCGTTTCGGCGTCTAGTGAATCCAAATCAATCAGATGAATTTCTGAACCATTGTGATCTTCTAAGTCTTTACTCTGTTCAACATAAGCAAGCTTTTTTCCATCTTCCGTGAATATCATATCCGCAATCGCCCGCTCCACAGGCAACTGAATCATCATTTCCTGTCCATTCAGGTGAATTGTGGCTTGACCTTTATGATAAGTAACAGCAGCAATTTCACCAGTTGGAGAGACTGAATAGACATCTGTCATCCCCTCTTGTTTTTCGTTTTCATTTTTATTGAATAATACACCCAATGTAATAAGTACCACAGTAATGATGGCAATAGAGCTTAATATAATGACCAGCGATTTTTTCATAGGACGACTCTCCCTTCTATTCATGATATCCAGATGACGATCACTGCGACTATGCTCAGAAGCTGAAAAGCTGCTACACTGTATGCTGTCTTCTTGCGATGGGCCGCCAATAAGCGAAGCTGTATTGCATAAAGAACAGCCCATATAACTAGCGGAATTGCTAACAGCAGCAATGACGCGCTCATCTCTGCTGCAAATATCATGAATGCCCAGAGTAAAAATAGAGAAAGTGCCATTACCAAAAGACCAACAGTAAGATTGACAAAATGTATTCTTTTTGCATCTTTTTGAAGCGTTTGACTGGATGAGGGATAGTCATAAATAGTCGTGCGATACACCAGAATGATTGAAAATAGTATGATGCCAATCCATAACCAGACTAATATACTGGAATAAGGTGAATCCACATATCCGGCAAGCAAACTTCCATAGATTGCTAAAAGAATGTGCGCAATCAGCAATCCGTTTACCATCAGGCGACGGTTTAATGCCGCCACAGGATGCATTGTTAAAGTCAGAATCGATGCACTCACCAGAACTGCTAAACAAAGCCAGATCATTTCTGCATCTCCTATGATAAATAACTGGAGAAGATAGGTAGAGTAAATAAATAACAGTGAAACACCTGCGAGCCCAATCATCATTTCACGACGGTAAGGATACATCGCATGCTGAAGTTGCTTGCCGACTTCCTTTTCATCACCGAAATTTTCCATGGCCATCTTCATCGCCTCCTCTTCTGGATATCCTTGCTTTTGCAAATCTTCATATGCACAATACAAATGACTGAGTAATTCCTCTTTCAAATCTTCCCGTTCTTCTGCATTACAGTCTGTTTGTTTCACCACTATACTAATAAAACGTTCAAATGCCGGAATCATATCAGACCATCCGAACTTTTATGGACAAGGGCATTCATCCATTCCCAGTTTTCCTGTTTGGTTTCCAGCGCCACGCCGCCTTCATTGGTAAGACGGTAATATTTCCTGCGTCCGTTTTCCCCTTCTTGCCAGTAGGATTGAACCCACCCCTTTTTCTCCAGCCGTTTCAAAGCTGCATATAATGTCCCTTCACTCATCTTATACGTATCATCGCTCAACTCTTTCAATACTTTCACAATTTCATATCCGTATAGATCACGCTGAGCGATCAGCGACAATAAAATCAAATCTATACTGCCTTTCATCATTTCCTGATCCATTTTCTTCACCTCTTTTACTACATGCTAACACGATGTACATCGTAATACAATGCATTAAAAAACACCCTATCGAAAGTAGTTCGATAAGGTGTTGTATTATTGTATAGGTTTCGGATTTTCCTGCAGCTCATCCAGTGTCTGCATAACGATTGTAACTGCCTGACTCAATGCGCTTCCTCCGCCCAGTGCGGCGGCGACACCTACCGCTTCCAATACTTCGCCAACCGTACAGCCATTATCTATACAGCCTTTCGTATGATAGATGATGCAGTATTCACTATGGGCATAGACGCTTACCGCCAGCGCTATTAAATGCTTGTACTTCTGACTGACTTCTCCTTCTTCAAAACATACTTCAGAAAAAGCATGGAATGATTTCATTAATTTTGGCACTTGTTCGCTCATCGCACCCATACCAGTTTTATAATCTGCCAGCACTGCATCTGTAAATGTATAATCTTCCATAAAAATCGCCTCCCGTATTGGCGTAGTATGTCCCCTTTTTTGTTTGCTATGCAGTGATTATGGAAATGATATAGTCAAAGACAAGCCTAGGAGGTGCGTGATGAAAGTTGTGATTACAGGTGATACACATATACCCGGCAGAGGTAAGAATTTGCCGGCACGTTTACTGGCCGAATGCGATACAGCTGACTTAATCTTACATACAGGTGATTGGAAATCGATGGAGGCGGTGCAAATGTTTTCGGAATTTGCGGAAGTTAAGGGCGTATCAGGAAATGCAGATTCTGAAGAAGTCAAAAAGTTATTCCCCTTGCAGCAAGTGATTCAAGCAGGTGATGTGCGAATTGGATTAGTGCATGGGCACGGGGAGAAAAAGACGACGGAGAAACGCGTTATTGAAGCATTTGAAGGAGTGCCTGCCGACGTAATTGTCTTCGGACACTCCCATATTCCTATGCTTCGTTATATGAATAAAACTCTTCTGCTGAATCCCGGATCTCCCACTGACAAACGGAAGCTGCCGCATTATTCATTTGCCATATTGCATATTACCGAAGAAATTCGGGCAGAGCTCGTGTTTTTTAATGATAAAACGTAATGAATGGAATAGTTATTCAGTACGTCCAGCCGCGTGTATATTGAACCGCGGATTCGATTTCGGCACCAAGTTCCTTCGCTGCCCTGTACGGCCAGTACGGATCGCGCAATAATTCCCGTGCCAGCAATACAATATCTGCACGGTCATTTTGTAAAATTTCCTCTGCCTGAAGTGCGGAAGTGATCAAGCCTACAGCGCCTGTCGCAATATTTGCCTTCCGGCGTATCGTATCTGCAAATGGCACTTGGTAGCCAGGGAACGCATGAATCGCTGCGGGCACTACACCACCCGAGCTGACATCGACTAAATCGACACCCTGTTCTTTCATCCAAACTGCCATTTCAGCATATTGTGAAGCATCCATTCCGCCTTCGCGGTAGTCTTCTGCTGAGATTCTGACAAATAGCGGGCCTTCCCAGACAGAACGGACCGCGTCAATCACTTGCCGCAAAATACGGTAGCGGTTTTCTGCCGATCCCCCATATTCATCTTCCCGGCGATTGCATAAAGGCGTCAGGAATTCGTTGAGCAGATAGCCGTGCGCACCATGAATTTCAATAACGTCAAAACCGGCCTTTTTTGACCGGATGGCCGCCTGCTTGAACGCTTCGATCGTTTCTTCTATATCTGCAGCTGACATTTCTGCTGGTGTTTTATATTCTTCACTGAAAGCAATCGCACTCGGCGCGTAAATCGTTCCGTCCACGGTGGCTTTTCTTCCTGCATGTGCCAGCTGGATGCCTGTACGTGCTCCATGCTGCTTCATCAAACGGACTAATTCAGCTAATCCTTCCACATGATCATCTGACCAGATCCCTAAATCTTCACTTGAAATCCTGCCTTGGGGCTGTACCGCAGTTGCTTCTACTATGATGAGGCCTACTTGTCCTACTGCACGGGCCGGATAATGGGTTTTATGCCAGTCTTCCACTTTTCCGTCCTGGTTATGCGAAGAGTACATACACATCGGTGACATCGCGATCCGATTTTTGAACTCTACGCCGCGGATTGTATAAGGGCTGAATAATTTTGTCATGAATGATTCCTCCTTCAGTTATTGCTACGGAAAGTATAGCAAACCTGAAGATTTTTTTAATGAATGAGGATTTCCTTGATTACTTTATTTCCTTAATGAAACAGAGGGAAGTTCTGAGACGTATCCTGCAGTATATAGAGTGCAAAAACTCAAGACGGCTCCTTATGGGAATCGTCTTGAGTTGTAGACAAAGCGTATGCAATTTTATTTATTGACCATTTTCATGAATTCCCTCATTAAACCAGGAAGATCCGGCCAGGCATGTCCTGACACGAGGTTTCCTTCTGTATGAAGATCTTTTTCAATATACGTGGCACCTGTTGCTGTAACATCCGGCTTACAGGCAATATAGGCTGTATATTCCCTGCCTTTCATAAGATCAGGAATAACGGATAATACTTGTGCAGCATGACAAACCGCCGCCACAGGCTTATTCTCTTCAAAGAAATGACGGACGATGCCCGGTAATGATTCATCCAAGCGTATATATTCAGGCGCCCTTCCTCCCGGGATAATGAGCGCATCATACTCAGCAGGATTGACATCTTTAAAAGCGATATGCGAATCCAAGCCATACGCGGGCTTTTCTACATACGTTTCCATTCCGTCAATGAAGTCATGTGTAACCGTATATAATTTTTTCACAGTAGGTGATGCAATAGTCGTGTCAAATCCTTCTTCCAAACAGCGATAATACGGATAGAATATTTCCAGCGCTTCTACGGCATCCCCGCCTAGAATCAATACTTTTTTACTCATATTCATACACTCTCCCTGTTCTGAATTGTGTTGCTACTCCACTTCTTTCGACAATTCCATAGTGAATCCTCTTTCTTTCTTCAAAAATATCGGCGCTATGTATAGCTATAGCAAAACAAGCCATAGTACAAAAGAGGAGGGATGACTATGGAGAAAGATATTAGGCATTTGTTCCATAAAGGGACTATCAATGAAGAAATGGGCTTGGAATTTGAAGCCAGTGCCGAAGAAGCAGCGCGCGCACGTGAAAATTCCAGTGGAAAAGAGTACCGCGACGCACTAAAAGAAGTCTATCGCGCAACAGAAGATAAACGATCAAAGAACGAATAAAGAGCCCCTTACTGTTTGAGCGAAAACACCTGACAGCAGTGTAATTGTCAGGTGTTTTTGCCAGTGCTGTGCTGTTTTCGTTTTTGTCTGCTCATCAGATACTGCTCAATCATGATGGCAAGAATCGTGCCCGTAATCAATCCGTTAGACAATGTAGAAGCGGCAATGGCAGGAAGTTGTGACAGACTTTCTGCGGGTACGAACATAGTTCCGACGCCTACCATCAGCCCCAATGCCACCGTCTTTCGTGCGCGTTCCTTTTCCGGATCAGCATCAAGTTCATCAAACGCCATGGACACCATCTTCGTAAAGATTGCGAACGTCACTGCATAGGCGACAGGAGCCGGCAATGCGGCAAATATGGCCATGACACTAGGGAACAGTGTAATGAGAACGAGCAGCGTACTGCCGATAATAAACGGTTTGATGGAAGGCATTCGTGTTGTGCCGACAAATCCCGCAGAACCTGAAATCGGAACCGAGCCGATTGCGGAAAACACACCCGCTAGCAGATGGATAAATCCTGAAGCGAATGCTCCTTGGCGCAAACGGTCAGGCGGGGTGATATGAAAGGAGTGTTTCAATAAATGTTCCATCACACGAATGGAGGCCAGCATGTTTGCAACTAGCAATAATGTAATGAATACTGCCGTAACGAGAACACCGCTGTCCCACACAGGGTTGCCGTAGACGAACATTTTTGGCAGCTGGATCAGCTGATCTGAAACTTTCGCTACAGCAGGCGTTTTGCCGAGTGCCAGGAAAATCCCCCACCCGAGCGCAATGGATATCAGCACGGCATACTTCGAGACAGACGGACGTTTATTTGCCATCGCAATAAATGTAATCAGCAGAACGATAAGACTCCCGACCGTAATGGCAGGATCCAGATGGTCCCCTGCTTCTTCAACACCCATCATTCCTTTAATGAATGTTCCGCTCAACTGCAAAATCAGCAGCATTAAATAGGTAAATGTAATGGCGGGTGTAAATAACGCCTTCATTTTCGTGATGATGCCAGTGGCCGCTAATATAATAAACAGTATACCGCTGTAAAGCATACCGCTTTGCAGTGCCTGCAGAGCATCTGTTGATGTCGTATAGAAAATGCCGACCATCCCGGCATACACTACATAAATCCCCCACCATAATCCCGCCGGCCCTTCGTTGATTGGCAGCCTGTGCCCGAAAAATGCCTGAATCAGACAGGCGATGCCGAGCAGGAATATTGTTCGTTGCATGAACAGCGATGCGGCCATCGGATCCATACCGAATACATGTGAGATGGCGATGGGTGCTGCAATGGATGAAGCGATGAGAAAGACGGCCCATTGTATGCCGCCTGCCAGATGTTTCATGATGATTCCTCCGATAATGCTTTGCCATTTAGAATTCTTATAGTATACCATGAGAAAAATGTTTTTATCGTATCCGAAAGAAAACAGATAAAGGAACATTCATCAGCTGTAAAGGCAGATGCGTACCACTTATTAAGCACCTGGTGTCAATTTATGCTGCGGAAGGTTGGTAACTCAATATACAAAAGACTGAAGTCAAACCCGCAGTGTGTACGAGTTGGCCTTCAGTCCCTGATATCTATAGACGTTTTACTTATTTACCTTTCGGCTGCAATATAAGCACACGGCTGTCTGGAAGATTCTCTGTCATGAGAGTCTCATGATAGTTGCCGAGTGCCCAGTCTTCTGCCTGGTCGTGGAACCATTTGGATTTCATGTGCCCGCTTTGTCCCGGTCCTACAATGTGGTAGGTTTTGGACAAGTCGGCTAAATCTGCGACGAATCTCCACGAGGCCCCATGGTTGACAGAGCCGTCGTCTTTAAATGCGGCAGCCTGTACTGTAATATTTGAACCGCCGATCGGTTGTTTTTTCGGATTCAATAACTTTTCGAATAAGGGGGATGCGCTTGCCAAA
The Sporosarcina sp. P33 genome window above contains:
- a CDS encoding permease prefix domain 1-containing protein; the protein is MIPAFERFISIVVKQTDCNAEEREDLKEELLSHLYCAYEDLQKQGYPEEEAMKMAMENFGDEKEVGKQLQHAMYPYRREMMIGLAGVSLLFIYSTYLLQLFIIGDAEMIWLCLAVLVSASILTLTMHPVAALNRRLMVNGLLIAHILLAIYGSLLAGYVDSPYSSILVWLWIGIILFSIILVYRTTIYDYPSSSQTLQKDAKRIHFVNLTVGLLVMALSLFLLWAFMIFAAEMSASLLLLAIPLVIWAVLYAIQLRLLAAHRKKTAYSVAAFQLLSIVAVIVIWIS
- a CDS encoding PadR family transcriptional regulator, giving the protein MDQEMMKGSIDLILLSLIAQRDLYGYEIVKVLKELSDDTYKMSEGTLYAALKRLEKKGWVQSYWQEGENGRRKYYRLTNEGGVALETKQENWEWMNALVHKSSDGLI
- a CDS encoding carboxymuconolactone decarboxylase family protein, which translates into the protein MEDYTFTDAVLADYKTGMGAMSEQVPKLMKSFHAFSEVCFEEGEVSQKYKHLIALAVSVYAHSEYCIIYHTKGCIDNGCTVGEVLEAVGVAAALGGGSALSQAVTIVMQTLDELQENPKPIQ
- a CDS encoding metallophosphoesterase is translated as MKVVITGDTHIPGRGKNLPARLLAECDTADLILHTGDWKSMEAVQMFSEFAEVKGVSGNADSEEVKKLFPLQQVIQAGDVRIGLVHGHGEKKTTEKRVIEAFEGVPADVIVFGHSHIPMLRYMNKTLLLNPGSPTDKRKLPHYSFAILHITEEIRAELVFFNDKT
- the namA gene encoding NADPH dehydrogenase NamA, whose product is MTKLFSPYTIRGVEFKNRIAMSPMCMYSSHNQDGKVEDWHKTHYPARAVGQVGLIIVEATAVQPQGRISSEDLGIWSDDHVEGLAELVRLMKQHGARTGIQLAHAGRKATVDGTIYAPSAIAFSEEYKTPAEMSAADIEETIEAFKQAAIRSKKAGFDVIEIHGAHGYLLNEFLTPLCNRREDEYGGSAENRYRILRQVIDAVRSVWEGPLFVRISAEDYREGGMDASQYAEMAVWMKEQGVDLVDVSSGGVVPAAIHAFPGYQVPFADTIRRKANIATGAVGLITSALQAEEILQNDRADIVLLARELLRDPYWPYRAAKELGAEIESAVQYTRGWTY
- a CDS encoding DJ-1/PfpI family protein, with protein sequence MSKKVLILGGDAVEALEIFYPYYRCLEEGFDTTIASPTVKKLYTVTHDFIDGMETYVEKPAYGLDSHIAFKDVNPAEYDALIIPGGRAPEYIRLDESLPGIVRHFFEENKPVAAVCHAAQVLSVIPDLMKGREYTAYIACKPDVTATGATYIEKDLHTEGNLVSGHAWPDLPGLMREFMKMVNK
- a CDS encoding purine/pyrimidine permease, with product MKHLAGGIQWAVFLIASSIAAPIAISHVFGMDPMAASLFMQRTIFLLGIACLIQAFFGHRLPINEGPAGLWWGIYVVYAGMVGIFYTTSTDALQALQSGMLYSGILFIILAATGIITKMKALFTPAITFTYLMLLILQLSGTFIKGMMGVEEAGDHLDPAITVGSLIVLLITFIAMANKRPSVSKYAVLISIALGWGIFLALGKTPAVAKVSDQLIQLPKMFVYGNPVWDSGVLVTAVFITLLLVANMLASIRVMEHLLKHSFHITPPDRLRQGAFASGFIHLLAGVFSAIGSVPISGSAGFVGTTRMPSIKPFIIGSTLLVLITLFPSVMAIFAALPAPVAYAVTFAIFTKMVSMAFDELDADPEKERARKTVALGLMVGVGTMFVPAESLSQLPAIAASTLSNGLITGTILAIMIEQYLMSRQKRKQHSTGKNT